A genome region from Fimbriimonadaceae bacterium includes the following:
- a CDS encoding methane monooxygenase/ammonia monooxygenase subunit A, with product MSRTDEIIAAAKMPPEAVRMSRYIDAVYFPILCILLVGTFHMHFMLLAGDWDFWLDWKDRQWWPVVTPIVGVMYCAALMYYLWVNYRLPYGATLCIVCLLVGEWLTRYWGFYWWSHYPINFVLPSTMIPGALMLDTIMLLTGNWLITALLGGGFWGLFFYPGNWPIFGPTHLPVVVEGVLLSVADYTGFLYVRTGTPEYVRLIEQGSLRTFGGHTTVIAAFFSAFVSMLMFCVWWYFGKIYCTAFFYVKGERGRISMKHDVTAFGEPGFAQRIK from the coding sequence GTGAGCAGAACAGACGAAATTATAGCAGCGGCGAAAATGCCGCCCGAAGCAGTCAGAATGTCAAGATACATAGATGCGGTATATTTTCCGATTCTGTGTATTCTATTAGTAGGTACCTTTCACATGCACTTCATGCTGTTAGCGGGTGACTGGGACTTCTGGCTTGATTGGAAAGATCGGCAATGGTGGCCGGTAGTAACCCCGATAGTAGGCGTAATGTACTGTGCGGCGTTGATGTACTATTTATGGGTAAACTATCGTTTACCGTATGGTGCGACATTATGTATTGTTTGCCTGCTGGTAGGCGAATGGTTAACACGCTACTGGGGTTTTTACTGGTGGTCACACTACCCGATCAACTTTGTATTGCCATCGACCATGATACCCGGTGCACTGATGCTTGACACGATCATGCTATTGACGGGCAACTGGCTGATTACAGCATTACTGGGTGGTGGATTCTGGGGTTTATTCTTCTATCCTGGCAACTGGCCGATTTTTGGTCCGACCCATCTGCCGGTGGTAGTTGAAGGTGTACTGCTGTCAGTAGCGGACTACACAGGTTTCTTGTATGTACGTACAGGTACGCCGGAATACGTGAGATTGATTGAACAAGGATCACTGAGGACATTTGGTGGCCATACGACCGTGATAGCGGCATTCTTCTCGGCGTTTGTATCCATGCTGATGTTCTGCGTATGGTGGTACTTTGGCAAAATCTACTGCACTGCATTCTTCTATGTGAAAGGCGAAAGAGGCCGTATTTCAATGAAGCACGACGTAACGGCAT